The following are encoded in a window of Mycobacterium decipiens genomic DNA:
- a CDS encoding class I SAM-dependent methyltransferase: MDQPWNVNIHYDALLDSEVPPSARRVLDVGCGDGFLAARLAQRIPDVTAVDVDAPVLQRAQARFAQAPVRWLHGDIMTAELPNAGFDAVVSNATLHHIEDTRAALSRLASLMTPGGTLAVITFVKPSLRNGLWHLTSWVACGMANRVKGKWEHSAPIKWPPPQTLHELRGLVRALLPDARVRRLLYGRVLVTWRAPV, translated from the coding sequence GTGGACCAACCGTGGAACGTCAACATCCACTACGACGCACTGCTGGATTCCGAGGTGCCGCCCAGCGCCCGGCGCGTTCTCGACGTCGGGTGCGGCGACGGGTTCCTGGCGGCCCGGCTGGCTCAACGCATACCGGACGTCACGGCGGTCGATGTTGATGCGCCCGTTCTGCAACGAGCACAGGCCCGGTTTGCCCAGGCACCGGTCCGCTGGCTACACGGCGACATCATGACGGCCGAGCTGCCCAACGCGGGCTTCGACGCCGTCGTCTCCAATGCCACCCTGCATCACATCGAGGACACTCGTGCGGCACTGAGCCGGCTCGCCAGTCTGATGACTCCCGGCGGGACGCTGGCCGTGATCACCTTCGTGAAGCCCTCGCTGCGAAACGGATTATGGCACTTGACAAGCTGGGTGGCGTGCGGGATGGCCAATCGCGTCAAGGGCAAGTGGGAACACTCCGCTCCGATCAAGTGGCCGCCCCCGCAGACTTTGCATGAGCTACGCGGACTCGTCCGTGCCCTGCTTCCCGACGCACGTGTCCGGCGGCTGCTCTACGGCCGGGTACTCGTTACGTGGCGCGCGCCCGTCTAA
- a CDS encoding DUF2127 domain-containing protein — protein sequence MAKSQNRIINRWELITCGLGGHVTYAPNDEALAARLSASTGLGEVWRCLRCGDFALGEPHGRGDPEAAPMIMRGKALRQAIIIRALAVERLFRALVLALAAWAVWQFRGARGAIQATLDRDLPIFRAAGFKVDQMTVIHALEKALAAKPSTLTLITLMLSAYAVLQTVEAIGLWLLKRWGEYFAVVATSIFLPLEIHDLTKGITMTRVVTFGINAAAVVYLLISKRLFGVRGGRKAYDVERRGEQLLDLERAAC from the coding sequence GTGGCCAAGAGTCAAAATCGCATCATCAACCGGTGGGAGTTGATCACCTGCGGTCTCGGGGGGCATGTCACCTATGCGCCGAACGACGAGGCACTTGCTGCGCGGCTCAGCGCCAGCACCGGGCTGGGCGAAGTGTGGCGCTGCTTGCGCTGCGGCGACTTTGCGCTCGGCGAGCCGCATGGGCGCGGTGATCCCGAAGCTGCGCCGATGATTATGCGCGGCAAGGCGTTACGCCAGGCCATCATCATTCGTGCGCTTGCGGTCGAACGGCTATTCCGGGCGTTGGTGTTGGCGCTGGCCGCGTGGGCGGTGTGGCAGTTTCGCGGTGCGCGGGGAGCCATCCAAGCGACCCTGGATCGGGACCTGCCGATCTTCCGTGCCGCCGGATTCAAGGTCGATCAGATGACGGTGATACACGCGTTGGAGAAGGCGCTGGCCGCCAAACCGTCCACGTTGACCCTGATCACCCTCATGTTGAGTGCTTACGCGGTGCTGCAGACCGTCGAGGCGATCGGTTTGTGGTTGCTGAAGCGCTGGGGCGAGTACTTCGCGGTGGTGGCCACCTCGATCTTCCTGCCCCTGGAGATCCACGATCTGACCAAGGGCATCACGATGACCCGGGTGGTGACCTTCGGCATCAATGCTGCCGCCGTCGTCTACTTGCTGATTTCCAAGCGGCTGTTTGGGGTGCGCGGTGGGCGCAAGGCCTATGATGTTGAGCGGCGCGGTGAGCAGCTGCTCGACCTCGAACGAGCCGCATGCTGA
- a CDS encoding 5'-methylthioadenosine/adenosylhomocysteine nucleosidase — MAVTVGVICAIPQELAYLRGVLHGAKRQRVAQLVFESGQLEAHRVVLAAAGMGKVNTSLTATLLADRFRCRTIVFTGVAGGLDPELCIGDIVIADRVVQHDFGLLTDEGLHPYQPGHIPFIEPTERFGYPVDPAVIDRVKHRLEGLALAPLSAAAGGGGRPPRINYGTILTGDQYVHCERARNRLRHELGGLAVEMEGGALAQICESFEIPWLVIRALSDLAGADSGLDFNRFVNEVAASSARILLRLLPVLAAS; from the coding sequence ATGGCGGTGACGGTCGGCGTCATCTGTGCGATCCCGCAAGAGTTGGCGTATCTACGCGGTGTCCTGCACGGCGCGAAGCGCCAACGGGTCGCGCAGCTCGTCTTCGAAAGCGGCCAGCTCGAAGCGCACCGGGTCGTGTTGGCAGCGGCCGGCATGGGTAAGGTCAACACCAGCCTGACCGCAACACTGCTCGCCGACCGATTCCGGTGTCGCACTATCGTTTTCACTGGAGTGGCGGGAGGGCTGGACCCCGAACTGTGCATCGGTGACATCGTGATCGCCGACCGGGTCGTTCAGCACGATTTCGGTCTGCTCACCGACGAGGGGTTGCACCCGTATCAGCCTGGACACATCCCCTTCATCGAGCCGACCGAGCGCTTTGGATACCCGGTTGATCCCGCGGTCATCGATCGGGTCAAGCACCGTCTCGAGGGGTTGGCGTTGGCGCCTCTGTCCGCCGCCGCGGGAGGCGGTGGCCGGCCACCACGGATCAACTACGGCACCATCCTGACCGGTGACCAATATGTCCACTGCGAGCGCGCCCGCAACCGGCTGCGCCACGAACTCGGCGGCTTAGCGGTCGAAATGGAGGGCGGTGCGCTCGCCCAAATCTGCGAGTCCTTCGAGATACCGTGGCTGGTCATTCGTGCGCTCTCCGATCTCGCCGGGGCCGACTCGGGATTGGACTTCAATCGGTTTGTCAATGAGGTGGCGGCCAGTTCGGCCCGCATCCTGCTGCGCTTGCTGCCGGTACTAGCGGCTTCCTGA
- a CDS encoding DUF5134 domain-containing protein — MIADLMLRWVVTGLFALSGTGYAVRILTRRQPWTAVVSHSVHLVMAIAMVVMAWPWGARLPTTGPALFFLLATVWFVTMTVLAARTIAQRAVWIYHASMVAAMAWMYAVMDGHLLPGQSGAHHRASADMSMPGMDMATTHPPGCGGSPGWISSVNWFWLLGFAVAALYWVYRSVIERPRGGAGFLRSSLTRFGQAMMAAGMAIMFAAMLFRV; from the coding sequence ATGATCGCTGACCTAATGCTTCGCTGGGTGGTGACCGGACTGTTCGCGCTAAGTGGCACCGGATACGCCGTCAGAATCCTCACTCGACGACAACCGTGGACCGCGGTCGTCAGCCATAGTGTGCATCTGGTGATGGCGATTGCCATGGTGGTCATGGCCTGGCCTTGGGGCGCACGGTTGCCGACGACCGGGCCCGCCTTGTTCTTCCTGCTGGCGACCGTGTGGTTCGTGACGATGACCGTGCTCGCAGCCCGAACGATCGCCCAACGGGCGGTGTGGATCTACCACGCCTCGATGGTGGCGGCGATGGCGTGGATGTACGCCGTCATGGACGGCCATCTGCTGCCCGGCCAGTCGGGCGCGCATCACCGGGCATCCGCGGACATGTCGATGCCCGGCATGGACATGGCGACAACGCACCCGCCAGGGTGCGGCGGCTCGCCGGGATGGATCAGCTCGGTGAACTGGTTTTGGCTCCTGGGCTTCGCGGTCGCGGCCCTCTATTGGGTCTATCGGTCCGTGATCGAGCGACCGCGCGGTGGGGCCGGTTTCTTGCGCAGTTCACTGACGCGCTTCGGTCAGGCGATGATGGCCGCGGGTATGGCTATCATGTTCGCCGCCATGCTGTTTCGTGTCTAG
- a CDS encoding cytochrome c oxidase assembly protein, which produces METHGAARCTPSAVPAPRSNSMVIVQMLVGLLGVCAAVAAFGLVSGTRRYAAAGNPYPGAFLSVAEPVGYFAASLAGALCLGALVYVVVMSRPEPDGLIDAAAFRIHLMAERVSPVWLGLAATMVVIQAAHDTGVAPARLLGSGALPDSVAASEMSRGWIVAAVCALVVAVALRLNTRWLGHLVLLVPTALAVVATAVTGNPGQGPDHDYATSAAIVFAVAFATWTGLKTAAALTGTIPSRAILATQVICGALALAYGAMLLYLFVPGFSIDSDFARLGLAAGLLLMLVWLSDCRRLIVRPPPSGSGGSGAALAMMAAMAAIAAMAVMTAPRFLTHPFTAWDVFLGYELAQPPTIVGVLTVWRFDTLIGAAGVGLAIGYVVGFVRLRRRGNSWPVGRLVAWLTGCAALVFTSSSGVRAYGSAMFSVHMAEHMTLNMFIPVLLVLGGPVTLALRVLPAAGDGQPPGPREWLTWLLHSRVTTFLSHPITAFVLFVASPYIVYFTPLFDTFVRYHWGHEFMAIHFLVVGYLFYWAIIGIDPGPRRLPYPGRIGLLFAVMPFHAFFGIALMTMSSAVGDTFYRSVNLPWLTSIVADQHLGGGIAWSLTELPVIIVIVALVTQWARQDRRVASREDRHADSDYADDELEAYNAMLRELSRMRR; this is translated from the coding sequence GTGGAGACTCACGGGGCCGCCAGGTGCACGCCGTCGGCCGTGCCAGCTCCCCGGTCGAACTCCATGGTGATAGTACAGATGCTAGTTGGACTGCTGGGTGTCTGTGCGGCGGTCGCGGCCTTCGGGCTGGTGTCGGGAACGCGCCGCTACGCCGCGGCCGGCAATCCCTATCCCGGTGCCTTCCTCAGCGTCGCTGAGCCGGTTGGGTACTTTGCCGCGTCGCTGGCGGGTGCGCTGTGTCTAGGCGCGCTGGTCTACGTGGTCGTGATGTCGAGGCCCGAACCAGATGGCTTGATCGATGCCGCGGCGTTCCGGATTCACCTGATGGCAGAACGTGTTTCGCCTGTCTGGCTGGGGCTCGCAGCAACGATGGTGGTGATTCAGGCCGCCCACGACACCGGAGTTGCGCCCGCCAGGCTGCTGGGTAGTGGCGCACTGCCCGACTCTGTTGCCGCTTCCGAGATGTCACGTGGGTGGATTGTTGCGGCGGTCTGCGCCCTGGTGGTTGCGGTGGCGTTGCGCCTCAACACTCGTTGGCTTGGGCACTTGGTGTTGTTGGTCCCTACCGCGCTCGCCGTCGTCGCGACCGCGGTGACCGGCAATCCCGGACAGGGGCCCGACCATGACTACGCCACGAGCGCTGCGATCGTCTTCGCGGTCGCGTTCGCAACCTGGACCGGGCTCAAGACCGCTGCGGCGTTGACGGGAACGATACCGAGCCGCGCCATCCTGGCGACGCAGGTGATCTGTGGCGCGCTCGCGCTGGCGTACGGGGCGATGCTGCTCTATCTTTTCGTCCCGGGCTTCTCGATCGATTCGGACTTCGCCCGGCTCGGCTTGGCCGCAGGACTTCTCCTGATGCTGGTGTGGTTGTCCGACTGCCGGCGGTTGATTGTCAGGCCGCCACCTTCCGGAAGCGGTGGCTCGGGTGCCGCACTGGCCATGATGGCTGCCATGGCCGCGATAGCCGCAATGGCCGTTATGACCGCGCCGCGCTTCCTCACCCACCCGTTCACGGCATGGGACGTCTTCCTCGGCTATGAACTGGCGCAACCACCGACCATTGTCGGCGTGCTCACCGTGTGGCGTTTCGACACCCTGATCGGAGCCGCCGGCGTGGGTCTCGCTATCGGATACGTGGTGGGCTTCGTCCGGCTGCGGCGGCGCGGCAACTCTTGGCCGGTGGGCAGACTGGTTGCCTGGCTGACCGGTTGCGCCGCACTGGTATTCACCAGCAGCTCAGGTGTTCGGGCCTATGGTTCGGCGATGTTCAGCGTGCACATGGCTGAACACATGACACTGAACATGTTCATCCCGGTCCTCTTGGTTCTCGGTGGCCCGGTCACACTGGCGCTGCGCGTGCTGCCGGCCGCCGGTGACGGACAGCCGCCCGGCCCACGCGAATGGCTGACGTGGCTATTGCACTCCCGGGTAACGACTTTCCTGTCGCACCCGATCACCGCGTTCGTCCTCTTTGTGGCCTCGCCCTATATCGTCTATTTCACACCGCTGTTCGATACCTTCGTCCGTTACCACTGGGGCCACGAGTTCATGGCAATCCATTTCCTGGTGGTCGGGTATCTATTCTACTGGGCAATCATCGGCATCGATCCCGGGCCGCGCCGACTTCCCTACCCGGGTCGGATCGGGCTGCTGTTCGCGGTGATGCCGTTCCACGCCTTCTTCGGGATCGCACTGATGACAATGTCATCGGCGGTGGGCGATACGTTCTATCGTTCCGTCAATCTGCCTTGGCTGACGAGCATCGTCGCTGACCAGCATCTCGGCGGTGGAATTGCTTGGAGCCTAACGGAATTGCCGGTCATCATCGTCATCGTGGCGCTGGTTACCCAGTGGGCGCGCCAAGACCGCCGAGTGGCCTCCCGCGAGGACCGGCATGCGGATAGCGACTACGCCGACGACGAGCTGGAAGCCTACAACGCGATGCTTCGCGAGTTGTCGCGGATGCGGCGCTGA
- a CDS encoding heavy metal translocating P-type ATPase: protein MTAPLVQDSGLSSARRIQLDVSGMSCAGCASRVETKLNKVPGVRASVNFATRVATIEAVEVPVDELCAVVEQAGYHAAPHREAAAADQQGTDPDAAHARSLLRRLLVAAVLFVPLADLSTLFAIVPSARVPGWGYALTALAAPIVTWAAWPFHSVALRNARRRTASMETLISVGIVAATAWSLTTVFIDKQPREAGGIWQAILNSDSIYLEVAAGVTVFVLAGRYFEARAKSKAGGALRALAALGAKHVAVLLPDGEELVIPASELKKQQRFVTRPGETIAADGVVVDGSAAIDMSAMTGEAKPVRAYRENAVVGGTVVMDGRLVIEATAVGADTQFAAMVRLVEDAQAQKARAQRLADRIAAVFVPVVFVIAGLAGAAWLLSGAGADRAFSVTLGVLVIACPCALGLATPTAMMVASGRGAQLGIFIKGYRALETIRSIDTVVFDKTGTLTVGQLRVSSATTAGSGTGGRDIADVLAFAAAVEAASEHAVATAILAASPDPGPVNEFAAIAGCGVTGVVGNHYVEVGKPSWITRNTPRDAALESARRDGESRGETVVFVSVDGVACAALTIADTVKDSAAGAVAALRSRGLRTILLTGDNQAAADAVAAQVGIDSTIADVLPEGKVTVIQRLREQGHNVAMVGDGINDGPALVCADLGLAIGRGTDVALGAADIILVRDDLNIVPQALDLARATMRTIRMNMVWAFGYNVAAIPIATAGLLNPLIAGAAMAFSSFFVVSNSLRLRNFGSR, encoded by the coding sequence GTGACAGCTCCGCTTGTGCAAGACTCCGGCCTTAGCTCGGCACGGCGTATCCAGTTGGACGTTTCGGGTATGTCATGCGCGGGCTGCGCGAGCCGCGTCGAGACGAAGCTCAACAAGGTCCCCGGCGTACGCGCATCGGTCAATTTCGCAACCCGCGTCGCGACCATCGAGGCCGTTGAAGTTCCGGTCGATGAACTGTGCGCGGTGGTTGAGCAGGCCGGATACCACGCGGCTCCGCACCGGGAGGCAGCCGCCGCAGACCAACAGGGAACGGATCCGGACGCCGCCCACGCCCGCAGCCTCCTGCGGCGGCTCCTTGTCGCGGCGGTTTTGTTCGTGCCGCTGGCCGACCTGTCGACCTTGTTCGCGATCGTACCCAGTGCCAGGGTCCCGGGCTGGGGATACGCGTTGACTGCGCTGGCGGCCCCGATCGTGACATGGGCCGCCTGGCCGTTCCACTCGGTCGCTCTGCGAAACGCGCGCCGCCGGACGGCGTCGATGGAGACGCTGATCTCGGTCGGCATCGTCGCCGCCACCGCCTGGTCGCTAACGACCGTCTTCATCGACAAGCAACCGCGGGAAGCCGGGGGAATTTGGCAGGCGATTCTCAACAGCGACTCGATCTACCTTGAGGTCGCGGCCGGCGTAACGGTCTTCGTCCTCGCTGGTCGGTATTTCGAAGCGCGGGCCAAATCGAAGGCCGGCGGCGCGCTGCGCGCGCTGGCTGCACTGGGTGCCAAACACGTGGCGGTCCTGTTGCCCGACGGTGAAGAGCTGGTGATACCGGCGAGCGAACTCAAAAAGCAGCAGCGCTTCGTGACGCGACCCGGCGAAACCATCGCTGCCGACGGAGTCGTTGTCGACGGCAGCGCGGCGATCGACATGAGCGCTATGACCGGTGAGGCCAAACCGGTACGTGCGTATCGGGAGAACGCCGTCGTGGGGGGCACGGTCGTGATGGACGGCCGCCTGGTCATCGAAGCCACCGCCGTGGGTGCCGATACCCAGTTCGCCGCGATGGTCCGCCTCGTCGAGGATGCCCAGGCGCAGAAGGCGCGCGCCCAGCGCCTCGCCGATCGCATCGCGGCGGTGTTCGTGCCGGTGGTTTTCGTCATCGCTGGACTCGCCGGAGCGGCCTGGCTACTCAGTGGCGCGGGCGCGGATCGCGCATTCTCGGTCACGCTCGGGGTGCTGGTGATCGCGTGCCCGTGTGCGCTCGGGCTCGCCACTCCCACCGCCATGATGGTCGCTTCCGGACGGGGAGCGCAGCTGGGGATCTTTATCAAGGGTTACCGGGCGCTGGAAACCATCCGCAGCATCGACACCGTGGTGTTCGACAAGACCGGCACGTTAACGGTCGGGCAGCTGAGGGTGAGCTCCGCGACGACGGCAGGTTCGGGAACCGGCGGGCGGGATATCGCGGACGTTCTCGCCTTCGCCGCCGCTGTCGAAGCGGCATCTGAACACGCGGTGGCGACGGCAATCCTTGCCGCTTCCCCGGATCCCGGTCCGGTCAACGAGTTTGCCGCCATCGCGGGGTGCGGCGTTACCGGGGTAGTCGGCAACCATTACGTCGAAGTCGGCAAGCCATCCTGGATTACCCGGAACACGCCCCGCGACGCCGCCCTGGAATCCGCGCGCCGGGACGGCGAATCCCGGGGCGAGACGGTGGTGTTTGTGTCGGTCGACGGTGTCGCCTGCGCCGCCCTGACAATCGCCGACACCGTCAAGGATTCGGCGGCCGGCGCCGTCGCTGCTCTGCGCAGCCGCGGGCTGCGGACAATTCTGCTCACCGGCGACAACCAGGCCGCCGCAGACGCGGTGGCGGCACAAGTCGGCATCGACTCCACTATCGCCGATGTGCTGCCCGAAGGCAAGGTCACCGTGATCCAACGGCTCCGCGAGCAAGGACACAACGTCGCGATGGTCGGTGACGGCATCAACGACGGTCCCGCGTTGGTATGTGCCGACCTAGGATTGGCGATCGGTCGGGGCACCGACGTCGCGCTCGGAGCGGCCGACATCATCTTGGTGCGAGACGATCTGAACATTGTCCCGCAGGCGCTGGATCTGGCCCGAGCAACCATGCGGACGATCCGGATGAACATGGTCTGGGCGTTCGGCTACAACGTCGCAGCGATCCCGATAGCCACCGCCGGCCTGCTCAACCCTCTGATTGCCGGTGCCGCCATGGCCTTCTCGTCGTTCTTTGTCGTGTCAAACAGCTTGCGGCTACGCAACTTTGGCTCTCGATAG
- a CDS encoding adenylate/guanylate cyclase domain-containing protein, with amino-acid sequence MAQLPPTPRTRYARRGEIDIAYQVLGDGPIDLLVLPGPSIPIDTIDDEPSMYRFHRRLASFSRVIRFDHRGVGLSSRVSSLDGLGPGFWAEDAIAVMDAVGCKRATIFASGFTATTAFVLAANHPDRVSSLVIINGSARALWAPDYELGAEFNTAEPFLTIGMEPDAVERGFDILRVLAPSVAQDNAFRSWWDLAGNRAASPSMARAMFNAVRDADARDSLTRILAPTLIVHREDSTFVPPEHGRYLAEHIAGARLVELPGADALYWVGDTAALLDEVEEFITGVRGFVTERVLTTIVFTDIVGSTQRAAALGDGRWRDLLDNHDAIVRHEIQRFGGREVNTAGDGFVATFTGPSAAIGCADEIVDAVRVLGIEVRVGIHAGEVEVRGADVAGMAVHIGARVAALAEASEVLVSSTVRDIVTGSRHRFTERGERELKGVPGRWRLCALIREQVGSRP; translated from the coding sequence GTGGCGCAGCTGCCCCCGACTCCCCGGACTCGGTACGCCAGACGCGGCGAGATCGACATCGCCTACCAGGTCCTTGGCGACGGCCCGATCGATCTGCTCGTACTCCCGGGACCCTCCATCCCGATCGACACGATTGACGACGAGCCGTCGATGTATCGCTTTCATCGGCGTCTGGCGTCGTTCAGCCGGGTGATCCGGTTCGACCACCGCGGGGTCGGCTTGTCGTCGCGCGTTTCCTCGCTGGACGGGCTGGGGCCCGGGTTCTGGGCCGAGGACGCCATCGCCGTCATGGACGCGGTCGGCTGTAAACGGGCCACGATCTTCGCGTCCGGCTTCACCGCGACGACGGCATTCGTTCTCGCCGCCAACCACCCCGACCGGGTGAGCAGCCTGGTGATCATCAATGGCTCCGCACGCGCGCTGTGGGCGCCCGACTACGAACTCGGAGCCGAGTTCAACACGGCCGAGCCATTCCTCACCATCGGGATGGAGCCGGATGCGGTCGAGCGAGGCTTTGACATCCTGCGAGTTCTGGCTCCCAGCGTCGCCCAGGACAACGCCTTCCGCTCCTGGTGGGATCTCGCCGGCAACCGGGCGGCGTCGCCCAGCATGGCTCGCGCCATGTTCAACGCCGTCCGGGACGCCGATGCGCGCGACTCGCTGACCCGCATCTTGGCACCGACGCTGATCGTTCATCGCGAAGATTCGACCTTCGTCCCGCCCGAGCACGGTCGATACCTCGCCGAGCACATCGCCGGAGCACGCTTGGTCGAGTTGCCGGGGGCGGATGCCCTGTACTGGGTCGGCGATACCGCGGCGTTGCTCGACGAGGTCGAGGAGTTCATCACCGGCGTGCGTGGCTTCGTCACCGAGCGCGTGCTCACCACGATCGTGTTCACCGACATCGTCGGCTCTACCCAGCGTGCCGCCGCGCTCGGCGACGGGCGGTGGCGTGACCTGCTGGACAACCACGACGCCATCGTGCGCCACGAAATCCAGCGATTCGGCGGTCGCGAAGTCAACACCGCCGGTGACGGATTCGTCGCGACGTTCACCGGCCCGAGTGCCGCGATCGGGTGCGCCGACGAGATCGTCGACGCGGTCCGGGTGCTGGGTATCGAGGTCCGGGTCGGTATTCATGCGGGCGAGGTCGAGGTGCGCGGCGCTGATGTCGCCGGCATGGCGGTGCACATCGGTGCGCGGGTGGCGGCACTGGCCGAAGCCAGCGAGGTGCTGGTGTCCTCGACGGTCCGCGATATCGTCACCGGCTCGCGGCACAGGTTCACCGAACGCGGGGAACGCGAACTCAAGGGTGTGCCCGGCCGGTGGCGGCTGTGTGCACTAATCCGTGAGCAGGTGGGCAGCCGACCATAG
- a CDS encoding AMP-binding protein — protein sequence MSDADFSVDFSLLDVPRSVPIEDPEAYLRAAIAWHFGEDTGSPFWLRTANTLDFDPLTDVKTFTDLRLFPNLVNELRRVAIEDLIPRGYGTPPPRPQIFESGGTTGVPKRTVQMPDWVEQVIQWQTEDFATGGFLPGHGFLCLMPSGPHGVGHFSRMVSERLGSVFHPIDIDPRWVKKLAARNAAAEVAAYVDHVVDQAAVILKTQHVANLHTTPPLLEAIARNDHLVDLINGKIRFLLLSGTHVDADTLDVLRDVFPATTITMAFGSTMVLSQAVTRTSDDGQRFVFDPRTPYVVFWVVDPETGEEVPYGRLGQVVMNHISKGMFIPNNLERDRAIRMPGPAGQLGDSVSEVRPVSTLAGETVIEGVY from the coding sequence ATGTCCGATGCCGATTTCTCGGTCGACTTTTCGCTGTTGGACGTGCCGAGATCGGTGCCGATCGAAGATCCCGAAGCCTACCTACGGGCCGCGATCGCCTGGCACTTCGGTGAGGACACCGGTAGCCCGTTCTGGCTGCGCACCGCCAACACCCTCGACTTCGACCCGTTGACCGATGTCAAGACGTTCACGGACTTGCGGTTGTTTCCGAACCTGGTCAATGAGCTGCGCAGGGTGGCGATCGAGGATCTCATTCCGCGCGGTTATGGGACGCCGCCACCGCGTCCCCAGATATTTGAGTCCGGTGGCACCACCGGCGTTCCCAAACGGACTGTGCAAATGCCGGATTGGGTCGAGCAGGTTATCCAATGGCAAACCGAAGATTTCGCCACGGGTGGCTTCCTGCCGGGCCACGGCTTCTTGTGCCTGATGCCGAGCGGCCCGCACGGTGTGGGCCATTTCTCGCGGATGGTCTCGGAGCGGTTGGGCTCGGTATTTCACCCGATTGACATCGACCCCCGCTGGGTCAAGAAACTTGCCGCCCGCAATGCCGCCGCAGAAGTGGCGGCCTACGTCGACCACGTCGTCGATCAGGCCGCGGTCATCCTGAAAACGCAGCATGTCGCGAATCTGCACACCACTCCACCGCTGCTCGAGGCGATCGCCCGCAACGATCATTTGGTGGACTTGATCAACGGCAAGATTCGCTTTCTGTTGCTCAGCGGCACGCATGTGGACGCCGACACGCTCGACGTGCTGCGCGACGTCTTCCCGGCGACGACGATCACCATGGCTTTCGGCAGCACCATGGTTCTTTCCCAAGCGGTGACCCGAACGAGCGACGACGGCCAACGGTTCGTGTTCGACCCGCGGACCCCGTATGTCGTCTTCTGGGTGGTGGATCCCGAAACCGGCGAGGAGGTGCCCTACGGGCGGCTGGGCCAGGTGGTGATGAACCACATCAGCAAGGGGATGTTCATACCGAACAACCTGGAACGCGATCGCGCGATCCGGATGCCGGGCCCCGCAGGGCAACTCGGTGACTCGGTGAGCGAGGTGCGGCCGGTGAGCACCTTGGCGGGCGAGACCGTCATCGAGGGCGTGTACTGA